CTGGCTCATGTGCTCGCGCCCGTAGTCGTCGTCCGGCCCGGTGAACCGCGAGTCCAGCCGGCCGACCACCCTGCGCTGCGCGCGCAGCAGCTCGGTGAAGAACCGGACGTGCTCGACGCGCAGGTTCACCCGGTCCACGTAGTCCTCGGACAGGCCGGTCAGCGACGCCAGCCGCGCCACCGCGCTCGCGCGCTCCTCAGTGGACAGCCGGTTGCCGCGCGCCAGGGCCCACGGGTAGTCGCGCGCGGCGAACTCCTCGGCCTCGCCCAGCACCTCCTCCAGCGGCCGGTCGCCGTGCAGGCCGTGGTAGTGCGCGATCGCCGCGTACGTCGGCAGGAACAGGGCGTGCGGCACGTCGTTGTTGTCGCTGAAGTCCAGGGTGGTGAAGTCCAGCACCGAGGAGATCAGCATCAGCCCGTTGAGGTACATGCCGTAGCGGCTCTGGAGGTGCTCGGCCAGGCCCGCCGCGCGCAGGGTGCCGTACGACTCGCCGGCCAGGAACTTCGGCGACATCCAGCGGCCGTTGCGGGAGGTCCACAGCCGGACGACCTCGCCGACGGACTCCAGGTCGCCCTGGAAGCCGTGGTACTGGCCGGGCTTCTCGCCCTTCACCGCGCGCGAGTAGCCGGTCGAGACCGGGTCGATGAACACCAGGTCGCTGTGCGCGAGCAGGGTCTCGGCGTTGTCCACCAGGTCGTAGGGCGGCGGGGCGAGGTCGCCGACGTCGCCGGACACCACGCGGCGCGGGCCGAGCAGGCCCAGGTGCAGCCACACGCTGGACGAGCCGGGGCCGCCGTTGAACGCGAAGGTGACCGGCCGCCGGGAGGGGTCGGCGCCGTCCAGGGTGTACGCGGTGACGAAGACCTCCGCCTTGGGCAGGTGGCCGTCGAACTTGCCGTCGGTCAGCACCTCCTGGCGCAGCACCACCCGGCCGGTGGTGGCGGTGTAGTTCAACTTGCGCCGCTTGACGGTGATGCTGTGCTGGGTGGTGACGAGGTCGTCGGCGGGGAGGTCCTTCCCGTCGCCGGACGCGTCGTTGACGGGCTGCTCGTCGGCGGTGTCCTTGTCGGTCATGGTCGGCACTCTACGATTCGGAGCCGCGTTCCGTGGGTGGGCTTTCCGCACTGGACGAGGGCGTGACGACCTGCCGGGCCTGCCCGCGCCTGGTCGCGTGGCGGGAGGAGGTCGCGCGGGTGCGGCGGGCCGCGTTCCGGGACCAGGTCTACTGGGGGCGCCCGGTGCCGGGGTTCGGCCCGGCGGACGCGGCGCTGGCGATCGTCGGCCTGGCGCCCGCCGCGCACGGCGCGAACCGCACCGGCCGCATGTTCACCGGTGACCGCTCCGGTGACTTCCTGTACGCGGCGCTGCACGCGGTGGGGCTGGCCAACCAGCCGACGTCCACGCACGCGGGCGACGGCCTGACCCTGGTCGGCACGCGGATCACCGCGCCGGTCAAGTGCGCGCCGCCGGCCAACAAGCCGACGCCGGAGGAGCGGGACAACTGCCGGCCGTGGCTGGTGCGCGAGCTGGAGCTGCTGCGGCCGACGCTGCGGGCGGTGGTGGTGCTGGGCGCGTTCGGCTGGCAGGCGCTGCTGCCGGTGCTGGCGTCGTGCTGGCGGGTGCCGCGCCCGCGCCCGACCTTCGGCCACGGCGCCCGCACCGCGCTGGCGGCCCTGGACGGCGGCGCGCCGCTGCACCTGTTCGGCTGCTTCCACGTGAGCCAGCAGAACACCTTCACCGGGCGGCTGACCCCGCCGATGCTGGAGGAGGTGCTGGCCGCAGCGGCGGGGGCGGCGGGCATCCGGACGGCGGGACGGGCCTGAGAGTTCACCGGTTGGTGTCGACTTGCCGGTGCTGGTGCGCGCAATCGCTTGCGGGGTGGGTGAGCAGGCGGGCAGAGGGGGCTCGGGTGGCCGAGGAGGGAGGCAAGGGCAGAGGGCTGAGCAGGCGAGGGTAGGGATCAGGCGGGCGGCGGGCAGGGGCGGGTGGCCGGGCGGGCGGGGGCGGGTGATCGGGCGGGCGGGTGATCGGGCGGGCAGGGGCGGGTGGCCGGGCAGGTGGTGCGGGAAGCGGGTGAAGTTCACCGGCAGGTGTGATCACCGCACCGCACCGCACCGCACCGCACCGCACCGCACCACCCCGCCGATCCGCGAAACCGCCTGCGCCCCGACCGGCCCGGCGGGCATCCTGGGTGCATGAGACCCCGGCTCGCACTCGCCCTCGCGACGGGGTCCGCGCTCATCCTCGTCGCCCTCGCCGCGCGCGGTTCGTCGCCGGTGACCTACACCGACCGCACGGCGGCCCTCGACGACGCCCCACCTCCCACCGCGAGCTCCGTCGAACCCCTGAACACCGACGTGGAGGGCTCGACCGCGGCCGGTTCGCTGCTGGTGTTCGTGATCGTCCTCTTCGCCGCGGCGATCATCGGCGCCATCGCCCTGGCCGTCTACATCGCCACCGAGGTCCGGCGCAGGCGGCGCTCGGGCACGGGCCGCTTCAGCGAGGCGCCCGACGCGGTCGACGAGCACGCCCGGCCACCCGAGGTCCTGGTCCAACGCGCCACCGAGGCCCTGCGGGTCCTGCGCGAGCGCGCGAACGGCCCGCCGGGCGACGCCGTCATCGCCGCCTGGCTCGCCCTCGAACAGGCCGCCGAGGACAGCGGGCAGCCCAGGCAGGGCCACCAGACGCCCACCGAGTTCACCGGTGCCCTCCTCGCCCGCTACCGGGTGGACGGGGACGCCACCACCACCCTGCGCCGCACCTACCAGCGCGCCCGGTTCGGCACCGCCGAGGTCACCCCGGCCGACGCCAGGGTCGCGGCCGAGGCGCTGGAGACGATCGTGCGGGGGCTGCGATGACCGGAGGGACGACCGGCGGGACGACTGGCGACGGCCGGGGCGCGGGTTCCACCGGCGGCAGGGCCACGGCCCCCACCGGCGGCAGGGCCACGGCGGCACCCACCGGCGACCGGGCACCCGCGGGCTTCACCGTCACCCCGCTGCTCAGCGCGACCGGCAGCGCCGCGGTCACCCTCCTCGCGGCCGCCGCCACCGCGCTGGTCCTCGTCCGCGCGGGCGCGCCCTGGCACTGGGCCGTCCTCGTCGCGCTGCCCGCCGGCGGCCTCGCGCTGCTCGCCGGGCGCCTGCCGCAGCCCACCGACATCGCCTGGGCCGCCCCGCCGGTCGGCGTCACCGGCGGCTCGTCCACCCACGCCAGCGCGCTGGCCGGGCGCTTCGCCGAGGCCGCGGCCGACCGGGACCGGTTCACCCGGCGCGTCCAGCCCCGCCTGCGCCGGCTCGCCGAGGCCCGCCTGCGCCAGGTGCACGGCGTGCCCGACCTGGACGACCCGCGGGCCCGGACCGTCCTGGACCCGGACCTGTTCCGCCTGCTGACCGACCCGAGCGCGTCACTGCCCGAGCCCGCGCGGCTCGCCGAACTGCTGGAGGGACTGTGACACAGCCGAGCACCGGCACCATCGCCGCGGAGGCCAAGGCGGTGCTCGACGCCGTCGGCACGGTCGTGGTGGGCCGGGAGCGCTCCCTGCGGCTCGCCCTGGCGGCGATCCTGGCCGGCGGCCACGTGCTGCTGGAGGACGTCCCCGGCCTGGGCAAGACGCTGATGGCCCGCAGCCTGGCCCAGGCCCTGCGGCTGGGGTTCAAGCGCCTCCAGTGCACCCCCGACCTGCTGCCCGCGGACGTGACCGGCTCGTTCCTCTACGACCCGGGCACGCGCGAGTTCACCTTCCGCGAGGGCCCGCTGTTCACCGGCCTGCTGCTGGCCGACGAGATCAACCGCACGCCGCCCAAGACCCAGTCCGCGCTGCTGGAGGCCATGCAGGAGCGCCAGGTCACGGTGGAGGGCCGCACCTTCCCGCTGCCCCGCCCGTTCCACGTGCTGGCCACCGCCAACCCGGTCGAGTACGAGGGCACCTACCCGCTGCCCGAGGCGCAGCTGGACCGGTTCCTGCTGCGCCTGGACATCGGCTACCCGCCGCCCGCCGAGGAGGTCGAGGTGCTGCGCCGCCGGCTCGCCCGGCGCCGGGAGGAGGCCGAGGTGCCGCCGGTGCTCGACGCCGAGCGCCTGGCCGCGCTCCAGCGGGGCGTGGAGCAGGTCGCGGTGGACGACGACGTGCTGCGCTACTGCGTGGACCTGGCCGCCGCGACCCGCGACCACGCGGCCGTCGAGGTCGGCGCGTCACCGCGCGGCGCGCAGGCGCTGGTGCTGGTCGGGCGTGCCCTCGCGGTGCTCGACGGGCGGGACTTCGTGCTGCCCGAGGACGTCAAGGAGTGCGCGGTGCCCGCGCTGGCCCACCGGCTCACGCTGCGCCCGGAGACGTGGACCTCCGGCACCACCGGCGTGGAGGTGGTGACCGAGCTGCTGGGTCGCGTGCCGGGTCCCGCGAGCAGCCGGTCGTGAACCGCGCGCAGCGGCTCAGGGAGGCGATCACCGGCGGGCGCGGCGCGCGGTGGCACCCGACCGACGCGCTGGTGCGCGGGCTCGTGCTGGGCGTGGGCATGGTGGTGCTCGGCGGCCTGCTGCACGAGGTCGAGCTGGTGCTGATCGGCGCGCCGCTGCTGATCTCCACGCTGGTCGCCCTGGTCACCCCGGTCGGCGGGGTGCCGCGGGTGGACGTCCGCCGGCTGCCCCGCACCGGCGAGGTGGGCGCGGCGAAGTCGTCGGTCGGGATCGACCCGGGGCCGGGCGCCGAGGTGGTGGCGATCCGGCTGCCGGTGGCCGGCCCGGGGATCGGCCCGGTGCACCTGCTGCCCGCCGAGGCGGGCGAGGTGGAGGTGGTGCTGCGCCGCGACGCCTGGGGCGAGGGCGTGGACCTGCGGCCGGACCACCTGGTGGCGGGCCCGGACGCGCTGCTGGTCTACGGGCCGGTCACCGCGCCCGAGCGCGGCCGGCTGCTGCTGCCGCCGGTGGAGCCGCTGCCCGCGGGCCTGCTGCCCGCCCGCGCCGCCGGCCTGGTCGGCGCGCACCGGGCCCGGCGGCCGGGCGACTCGGTCGAGCTGCGCGACATCCGGGCGTTCCAGCCGGGCGACCGGCTGCGGCGGATCGACTGGCGGGTGTCGCTGCGCAGCGGTGACCTGCACGTCCGCGAGCACCACGCGGAGGCCGACGCGGACGTCGTGCTGGCCCTGGACACCCGGCTGGACCTGGGCGCGGAGGTCGGCGACTGGTCCACCACGGCGCGCGGCGCCGGTGCGCGGCCGGGCGGGAGCCTGGACCGGGCGGTGCGGGCGGCGGCGTCGCTGGCGGCCGGCTACCTGCGGCAGGGCGACCGGGTGAGCCTGGTGGACCTGGCCCGGCCGCGGTTGGGCCTGCGGGCCGGCGCCGGGCGGCGGCAGCTGCTGCGGGTGCGCCACCAGCTCGTGGTGTGCGCGCGGTGGGTGGGCTGGGCGTCGCGGCCCGTGCTGCGGCCCGAGCAGGTGCCGCACGGCGCGCTGGTGGTGGTGCTGTCGCCGTTCCTGGACGCGGACGTGGTGGAGCTGACCGTGCACGCGGCGCGGCGCGGCAACGCGGTGCTGGCCGTGGACGTGCTGCCCCGGCCGCTGCGGCCCGACCGGGAGACGCCGTGGGGGAGGAGCGCGTTGAAGGTGATCGAGCTGGAGCACGACGTGCGGCTGGAGGCGATGCGGCGGCACGGGGTGGCCGTGGTGGCGTGGGGCGACCCGATCTCGGGCGCGCTGCGGCGGGCGCGGTCGGCGCGGCGGGTGGTGCGGTGAACGCGGGGGCGAACCCCGGGACGAATCCCGGGGCCGACTCCGGGACCGGCTCGAACGCCAGGTCGGGTGCCACGCCGGCCCCCGGGTCGGGTCCCGCGCCGGCCCCCGGGTCGGGTCCCGCGCCAACCTCCGACCCGACCCCCGGCCCGCTCCCGACCCCCGACCCGCCCTCAACCCCCGGCCCGCTCCCGACCCCCGGCCCGCCCCCTGGGCCCGCCCCCAGGCGCGAGCTGCGCGCCGGCCTGCCCGGCTGGGTCCTGCGGGCCGCGATCACCCTGACCTGCGCCGCGGTCGCCGGGGTGCTGACCGCGGCCGGCGTCGAGGGCCCCGCCCTGGTCCTCTACCTGCTGCTGGCGGTGGTCGCGGCGGCGATCCCGGCGTCGGCGGCCGCGATCCTCCTGGTCGCCTACCCGGCGGGCGCGCTGGTGTTCGCCACCGACGGCACGTGGTGGCCCGGGGTGCTCGCGCTGGTGGTGCTGCTGCACCTGGTGCACGTGCTGTGCGCCTACGCGGCCCTCGTCCCGCTCCGGTCGCGCGTTCACCCGGAAGCACTAAGGGCACCCGCGAAGAGGTTCGTCCTCGTTCAACTCCCCGTGCTCGCCCTCGCCGGCCTCGTCACCCTGTTGCCTGCCGGCCGAACGGACGCACCGGTTGAGGTGATCGGCCTCGCGTGCGCCCTCGGGCTGGCCGCCGGCGCGGTGCTGCTGCTGCGCCGCGGCCGCTGAGGAAACCGGCCACCCGACTCAGCGGTAGCTGAACAACTGGATCGTTCCTCTCAGTGCGTTCACCGGACCGCGCTGGTCAGTGGAGGGGTGTTCGGCATCACCCGGCGACAGTGGTCACAACGGGCCTCGCCGATGCGCGTGAAAGGCACCCCCGGTGCGACCATGGGTGTATGGCTGCTGTGAAGTCGCAACCCACACGGATCGTGATTGTCGGCGGTGGGTACGTCGGCATGTACACCGCGCTGGGATTGCAGAAGAAGCTGCGTTCCGGCGAGGCGTCCGTGACGGTCATCGACCCCCAGCCGCACATGACCTACCAGCCGTTCCTCCCCGAGGCGGCGGCGGGTTCCATCGAGCCGCGCCACGTGGTGGTGCCGCTGCGCAAGGTCCTCAACCGGTGCCACGTGGTCACCGGCCGCGTCACGAAGATCGAGCACGCGCGCAAGACCGTGACCGTCGAGCTGGCCGACGGCCACGTCGGCGAGTACGAGTACGACGTGCTGGTCTCGGCGCTCGGCGCGATCTCGCGCACCCTGCCGATCCCCGGCCTGCCCGAGGTCGGCATCGGCATGAAGACCATCGGCGAGGCCATCTACCTGCGCAACCACGTGCTGTCGCGGCTCGACCAGGCCGCCAGCACCGACGACCCGGAGCTGCGCAAGCGGCTGCTGACCTTCGTGGTCATCGGCGGCGGCTTCGCGGGCATCGAGACGCTGGCGGAGCTGGAGGACATGGCCCGCTACGCGCTGCGCTACTACGAGGGCCTCAAGCCCGCCGACATGCACTGGGTCCTGGTCGAGGCGACCAACCGGATCATGCCCGAGGTGAGCGCCAAGCTCGGCGTCTACACCGTCGAGCAGCTGGAGAAGCGCGGCATCCGCTGCTACCTGGACACCCGGGTGAAGTCGATGGAGGGCGGCCACGTCGTCCTGGACGACGGCACCGAGTTCGACTCGGACACCATCATCTGGACCGCGGGCATGAAGGCCAACCCGATGCTGCGCGACACCGACCTGCCGCTGGACCCGCGCGGCCGGGTGCAGTGCACGGCGGCCATGCAGGTGGTCGGCCTGCCGGGCGTGTGGGCGGCGGGCGACTGCTCGGCCGTGCCGGACCTCTCGCGCACCGAGGAGGACCCGACGGCGACCTGCGTGCCGAACGCCCAGCACGCCATCCGCCAGTCGAAGCTGCTGAGCAAGAACATCGTGGCCAGCCTGCGCGGCAAGCAGCCCAAGGACTACTACCACAAGTACGTGGGCTCGGTGGCCGGCCTGGGCCTCTACAAGGGCGTCGCGGACGTCTACGGCATGCGGTTCCGGGGCGTGGTGGCCTGGTTCATGCACCGCAGCTACCACGTGATGTTCATGCCCACGGTCAACCGCAAGTTCCGCGTCTTCGTCGACTGGACGCAGGCGCTGTTCTCGGGCCGCGAGGTGGTCGCGCTGGGTCAGATCCACGACCCGAAGGCCGAGTTCGACCGGGCGACCAAGAGCTGAAACGTGAAAGGCTCTCGTCACGCTGCGCCGTTCGGGTGTGGCGTGACGAGGGCCGTCCGGGTCAGCGCGGCAACTTGAGCCCCCGATCGGGCTAATCGTGTCTCACCCGTCTTGACATTGCGTAACGTGAACCTAAGAATACAGCTGGTGTATCGCCTGAATGTGTGATGCGCCAGTGGGAGAGAGGTGAGCCGCGATGTCGCTTGAGGAGCTGGCCGCACAGCTTCGCCGCGGTGAGATCGAGGATCGCGCACTGGCGGAGTACTTCGCGGAGTACGCCACCGCCGAGAAGCGCTTCTGCAGCAAGAAAGACGACTGAGGATGACCGTGGCCGGGCGGGGGGACGAGCCGGTCCCCCCGCCCGACGTCGTCAGACCGGTCCAGCCCACCCCGCTGCTGCTCCAGGGCCAGGACTACCTCTTCCGGTCGCAGCCCAAGTGCCTGGACTTCCAGGAGCAGGTGCACCGCCTCGGGATGGTCGACCCGGGTGACGGCGGCCCCGTGCCCTGCGTGCTGGTCCTCGCCCGCGCCGCCGACATGGAGATGAACGAGCTCTCCATCGCGCTGGCCGAGCGCGGCATCCGGATGGCCCGCATCGACGCCGACCGCTCGGTCGACCTGCCGCTCACCGTCTACACCGACCAGCCGCTGCTGGAGCTCGACCGCTGGCTGCTGCGCCCCCTGCTGGTGTGGCGCAGGCACTTCGAGCTGGCCTCCATCCCGGTCGAGCCGGGCACCCTGGCCGGCGCCTACGCCGTGGACCAGTGGGGCTCGGTGGCCAACTGGCTGGCCAGCCGCGGCGACTGGGCGCACGTCAACCCCAGCCGCGCCACCGCGCACCTCGACCGGCTCACCCAGCTCGCCGACGCCTCCGCCTTCGGCCTGCGCGTGCCGCGCACCACCGTCACCACCCGCCCCGGCCGCACCCGGCCCGGCGGCGGGCGCTGCATCGTCAAGACCTCGGGCCGCCACCTGCTGGAACCGCGCCCCGGCAGGCAGCACGGCCTGTTCCCGCGCCCGCTGGAGACCAGCCGCGCGGGCGACGTGCCCGAGTCCGCGCCGGTCATCGTGCAGGAGTACGTGCCCGCCGAGACCGAGCTGCGGGTGTTCGTGGTCGGCGAGCGCTGCCTGGCCTTCCAGGTCGACAAGCTGGACCCGGCGCAGCTGTGGGTGGATCCTGGGGCCGTCCGGGTGACGCCCGTCGACGTGCCGGGCGGGTTGACCGACCGGCTGCTCGCGCTGGCGCGGCACTGGCGCCTGCAGGTGGCCGCGTTCGACCTGCTCGTCTCCGGCGGTGACCACGTGTTCCTGGAGGTCAACGTCAACTGCGACTGGCGGTGGTTCGAGCACCGCGCCGCGGACCACCGGGTGTCCGCGGCGGTGCACGAGTGGGTGGCGGCGCGGTTCAAGGAGCTCTTGGGTGCGGGCAAAGGTCGCTGAGCACGCGACGCTGTTCTACCAGGACGGCGTCGTGGTCTGGGACGATTACCTGCACCACCGGCAGTTCGCCATC
This portion of the Saccharothrix syringae genome encodes:
- a CDS encoding S10 family peptidase; translation: MTDKDTADEQPVNDASGDGKDLPADDLVTTQHSITVKRRKLNYTATTGRVVLRQEVLTDGKFDGHLPKAEVFVTAYTLDGADPSRRPVTFAFNGGPGSSSVWLHLGLLGPRRVVSGDVGDLAPPPYDLVDNAETLLAHSDLVFIDPVSTGYSRAVKGEKPGQYHGFQGDLESVGEVVRLWTSRNGRWMSPKFLAGESYGTLRAAGLAEHLQSRYGMYLNGLMLISSVLDFTTLDFSDNNDVPHALFLPTYAAIAHYHGLHGDRPLEEVLGEAEEFAARDYPWALARGNRLSTEERASAVARLASLTGLSEDYVDRVNLRVEHVRFFTELLRAQRRVVGRLDSRFTGPDDDYGREHMSQDPSYTAILGSYTAGLNHYVRAELGYENDLPYEVLTGNVRPWSYKEFEGTHVSVADKLSAAMRANPHLKVHIAYGYYDGATPYFAAEHVVAHLRVPEELHANIESAYYPAGHMMYVHEPSRVQQSRDLAEFVQSASNR
- a CDS encoding uracil-DNA glycosylase; its protein translation is MGGLSALDEGVTTCRACPRLVAWREEVARVRRAAFRDQVYWGRPVPGFGPADAALAIVGLAPAAHGANRTGRMFTGDRSGDFLYAALHAVGLANQPTSTHAGDGLTLVGTRITAPVKCAPPANKPTPEERDNCRPWLVRELELLRPTLRAVVVLGAFGWQALLPVLASCWRVPRPRPTFGHGARTALAALDGGAPLHLFGCFHVSQQNTFTGRLTPPMLEEVLAAAAGAAGIRTAGRA
- a CDS encoding DUF4129 domain-containing protein translates to MRPRLALALATGSALILVALAARGSSPVTYTDRTAALDDAPPPTASSVEPLNTDVEGSTAAGSLLVFVIVLFAAAIIGAIALAVYIATEVRRRRRSGTGRFSEAPDAVDEHARPPEVLVQRATEALRVLRERANGPPGDAVIAAWLALEQAAEDSGQPRQGHQTPTEFTGALLARYRVDGDATTTLRRTYQRARFGTAEVTPADARVAAEALETIVRGLR
- a CDS encoding AAA family ATPase, which codes for MTQPSTGTIAAEAKAVLDAVGTVVVGRERSLRLALAAILAGGHVLLEDVPGLGKTLMARSLAQALRLGFKRLQCTPDLLPADVTGSFLYDPGTREFTFREGPLFTGLLLADEINRTPPKTQSALLEAMQERQVTVEGRTFPLPRPFHVLATANPVEYEGTYPLPEAQLDRFLLRLDIGYPPPAEEVEVLRRRLARRREEAEVPPVLDAERLAALQRGVEQVAVDDDVLRYCVDLAAATRDHAAVEVGASPRGAQALVLVGRALAVLDGRDFVLPEDVKECAVPALAHRLTLRPETWTSGTTGVEVVTELLGRVPGPASSRS
- a CDS encoding DUF58 domain-containing protein; the encoded protein is MNRAQRLREAITGGRGARWHPTDALVRGLVLGVGMVVLGGLLHEVELVLIGAPLLISTLVALVTPVGGVPRVDVRRLPRTGEVGAAKSSVGIDPGPGAEVVAIRLPVAGPGIGPVHLLPAEAGEVEVVLRRDAWGEGVDLRPDHLVAGPDALLVYGPVTAPERGRLLLPPVEPLPAGLLPARAAGLVGAHRARRPGDSVELRDIRAFQPGDRLRRIDWRVSLRSGDLHVREHHAEADADVVLALDTRLDLGAEVGDWSTTARGAGARPGGSLDRAVRAAASLAAGYLRQGDRVSLVDLARPRLGLRAGAGRRQLLRVRHQLVVCARWVGWASRPVLRPEQVPHGALVVVLSPFLDADVVELTVHAARRGNAVLAVDVLPRPLRPDRETPWGRSALKVIELEHDVRLEAMRRHGVAVVAWGDPISGALRRARSARRVVR
- a CDS encoding NAD(P)/FAD-dependent oxidoreductase, whose product is MAAVKSQPTRIVIVGGGYVGMYTALGLQKKLRSGEASVTVIDPQPHMTYQPFLPEAAAGSIEPRHVVVPLRKVLNRCHVVTGRVTKIEHARKTVTVELADGHVGEYEYDVLVSALGAISRTLPIPGLPEVGIGMKTIGEAIYLRNHVLSRLDQAASTDDPELRKRLLTFVVIGGGFAGIETLAELEDMARYALRYYEGLKPADMHWVLVEATNRIMPEVSAKLGVYTVEQLEKRGIRCYLDTRVKSMEGGHVVLDDGTEFDSDTIIWTAGMKANPMLRDTDLPLDPRGRVQCTAAMQVVGLPGVWAAGDCSAVPDLSRTEEDPTATCVPNAQHAIRQSKLLSKNIVASLRGKQPKDYYHKYVGSVAGLGLYKGVADVYGMRFRGVVAWFMHRSYHVMFMPTVNRKFRVFVDWTQALFSGREVVALGQIHDPKAEFDRATKS
- a CDS encoding ATP-grasp domain-containing protein is translated as MTVAGRGDEPVPPPDVVRPVQPTPLLLQGQDYLFRSQPKCLDFQEQVHRLGMVDPGDGGPVPCVLVLARAADMEMNELSIALAERGIRMARIDADRSVDLPLTVYTDQPLLELDRWLLRPLLVWRRHFELASIPVEPGTLAGAYAVDQWGSVANWLASRGDWAHVNPSRATAHLDRLTQLADASAFGLRVPRTTVTTRPGRTRPGGGRCIVKTSGRHLLEPRPGRQHGLFPRPLETSRAGDVPESAPVIVQEYVPAETELRVFVVGERCLAFQVDKLDPAQLWVDPGAVRVTPVDVPGGLTDRLLALARHWRLQVAAFDLLVSGGDHVFLEVNVNCDWRWFEHRAADHRVSAAVHEWVAARFKELLGAGKGR